The proteins below are encoded in one region of Rhododendron vialii isolate Sample 1 chromosome 7a, ASM3025357v1:
- the LOC131333643 gene encoding NADP-dependent glyceraldehyde-3-phosphate dehydrogenase-like isoform X3 — MDLLTFGGPWSPLTIPVLHRQESSITSVTAAGRSSLMKPMTYNEEIIEGDVYKYYSEGEWKVSSSGKTVSIVNPTTRKTQFKVQACNQEEVNKIVESAKAAQKSWAKTPLWKRAELLHKAAAVLKEHKKPIAECLVKEIAKPAKDAVTEVVRSGDLVSYCAEEGVRILGEGKFLVSDSFPGNERTKYCLTSKIPLGVVLAIPPFNYPVNLAVSKIAPALIAGNSLVLKPPTQGAVAALHMVHCFHLAGFPKGLISCVTGKGSEIGDFLTMHPGVNCISFTGGDTGVAISKKAGMIPLQMELGGKDACIILEDADLDLAASNIVKGGFSYSGQRCTAVKVVLVMESVADELVKKVNEILAKLTVGPPEDDCDITPVVTESSANFIEGLVMDAKQKGATFCQEYKRQGNLIWPLLLDNVRPDMRIAWEEPFGPVLPVIRINSVEEGIRHCNASNFGLQGCVFTRDINKAILISDAMETGTVQINSAPARGPDHFPFQGLKDSGIGSQGVTNSINMMTKIKTTVINLPSPSYTMG; from the exons ATGGATTTATTAACTTTTGGAGGGCCATGGTCACCCTTAACTATTCCTGTTCTTCATCGGCAAGAATCGTCGATAACGTCAGTCACGGCTGCCGGAAGATCTTCCCTCATGAAGCCAATGACTTACAATGAAG AGATCATAGAAGGCGACGTTTACAAGTACTACTCCGAAGGGGAATGGAAGGTCTCAAGCTCTGGCAAAACTGTGTCCATCGTCAACCCAACAACCAGGAAAACCCAATTCAAGGTCCAAG CTTGTAATCAAGAAGAGGTTAACAAGATTGTGGAATCTGCAAAGGCCGCCCAGAAATCATGGGCGAAAACGCCGCTGTGGAAGCGGGCAGAATTGCTTCACAAGGCGGCTGCAGTGCTTAAAGAGCATAAGAAGCCCATTGCTGAGTGCCTTGTGAAAGAAATTGCCAAACCTGCTAAAGATGCTGTCACTGAA GTTGTGAGGTCTGGGGACTTGGTGTCATACTGTGCCGAAGAAGGGGTTAGAATTCTTGGGGAAGGGAAGTTTCTGGTGTCTGATAGTTTCCCTGGAAATGAAAGGACCAAATACTGCCTCACTTCCAAG ATTCCACTTGGTGTTGTTCTGGCTATCCCACCATTCAACTATCCTGTCAATCTTGCAGTCTCAAAAATTGCTCCTGCACTAATTGCTGGTAACTCCCTTGTGCTCAAGCCTCCCACCCAG GGTGCTGTAGCTGCACTTCATATGGTGCATTGCTTTCACTTGGCTGGTTTTCCAAAAGGCCTTATCAGCTGCGTTACTGGAAAAGGCTCGGAAATTGGAGATTTCCTGACAATGCATCCTGGAGTTAACTGTATAAG TTTTACGGGTGGGGACACTGGAGTTGCAATCTCGAAGAAGGCTGGGATGATCCCTCTTCAAATGGAACTGGGTGGGAAAGATGCGTGCATCATTCTTGAGGATGCTGATTTGGATTTGGCAGCATCCAACATTGTTAAAGGAGGCTTCTCTTACAG TGGTCAGAGATGCACAGCAGTTAAGGTTGTCTTGGTAATGGAATCTGTAGCAGATGAACTTGTCAAGAAAGTCAATGAGATATTGGCAAAGCTGACTGTGGGGCCACCAGAGGATGACTGCGATATAACTCCAGTTGTCACGGAATCCTCAGCCAACTTCATTGAAGGGCTTGTAATGGATGCAAAGCAGAAAGGAGCGACGTTTTGTCAGGAATACAAGAGGCAGGGCAATCTCATATGGCCGTTGCTTTTAGACAATGTTCGACCCGATATGAGGATAGCGTGGGAGGAACCGTTTGGCCCAGTTTTACCTGTTATTAGAATTAACTCTGTTGAAGAAGGAATACGCCATTGTAATGCTAGCAATTTTGGTCTTCAG GGTTGTGTCTTCACAAGGGACATCAACAAAGCGATTTTGATTAGTGATGCAATGGAGACAGGAACAGTTCAGATTAACTCTGCACCAGCTCGTGGACCGGATCATTTCCCTTTCCAG GGTCTTAAGGACAGCGGAATCGGTTCGCAAGGAGTAACCAACAGTATTAATATGATGACGAAAATCAAGACCACTGTAATCAATTTGCCCTCTCCTTCTTACACCATGGGTTGA
- the LOC131333643 gene encoding NADP-dependent glyceraldehyde-3-phosphate dehydrogenase-like isoform X2, whose amino-acid sequence MDLLTFGGPWSPLTIPVLHRQESSITSVTAAGRSSLMKPMTYNEGTCAFSEIIEGDVYKYYSEGEWKVSSSGKTVSIVNPTTRKTQFKVQACNQEEVNKIVESAKAAQKSWAKTPLWKRAELLHKAAAVLKEHKKPIAECLVKEIAKPAKDAVTEVVRSGDLVSYCAEEGVRILGEGKFLVSDSFPGNERTKYCLTSKIPLGVVLAIPPFNYPVNLAVSKIAPALIAGNSLVLKPPTQGAVAALHMVHCFHLAGFPKGLISCVTGKGSEIGDFLTMHPGVNCISFTGGDTGVAISKKAGMIPLQMELGGKDACIILEDADLDLAASNIVKGGFSYSGQRCTAVKVVLVMESVADELVKKVNEILAKLTVGPPEDDCDITPVVTESSANFIEGLVMDAKQKGATFCQEYKRQGNLIWPLLLDNVRPDMRIAWEEPFGPVLPVIRINSVEEGIRHCNASNFGLQGCVFTRDINKAILISDAMETGTVQINSAPARGPDHFPFQGLKDSGIGSQGVTNSINMMTKIKTTVINLPSPSYTMG is encoded by the exons ATGGATTTATTAACTTTTGGAGGGCCATGGTCACCCTTAACTATTCCTGTTCTTCATCGGCAAGAATCGTCGATAACGTCAGTCACGGCTGCCGGAAGATCTTCCCTCATGAAGCCAATGACTTACAATGAAG GGACCTGTGCGTTTTCAGAGATCATAGAAGGCGACGTTTACAAGTACTACTCCGAAGGGGAATGGAAGGTCTCAAGCTCTGGCAAAACTGTGTCCATCGTCAACCCAACAACCAGGAAAACCCAATTCAAGGTCCAAG CTTGTAATCAAGAAGAGGTTAACAAGATTGTGGAATCTGCAAAGGCCGCCCAGAAATCATGGGCGAAAACGCCGCTGTGGAAGCGGGCAGAATTGCTTCACAAGGCGGCTGCAGTGCTTAAAGAGCATAAGAAGCCCATTGCTGAGTGCCTTGTGAAAGAAATTGCCAAACCTGCTAAAGATGCTGTCACTGAA GTTGTGAGGTCTGGGGACTTGGTGTCATACTGTGCCGAAGAAGGGGTTAGAATTCTTGGGGAAGGGAAGTTTCTGGTGTCTGATAGTTTCCCTGGAAATGAAAGGACCAAATACTGCCTCACTTCCAAG ATTCCACTTGGTGTTGTTCTGGCTATCCCACCATTCAACTATCCTGTCAATCTTGCAGTCTCAAAAATTGCTCCTGCACTAATTGCTGGTAACTCCCTTGTGCTCAAGCCTCCCACCCAG GGTGCTGTAGCTGCACTTCATATGGTGCATTGCTTTCACTTGGCTGGTTTTCCAAAAGGCCTTATCAGCTGCGTTACTGGAAAAGGCTCGGAAATTGGAGATTTCCTGACAATGCATCCTGGAGTTAACTGTATAAG TTTTACGGGTGGGGACACTGGAGTTGCAATCTCGAAGAAGGCTGGGATGATCCCTCTTCAAATGGAACTGGGTGGGAAAGATGCGTGCATCATTCTTGAGGATGCTGATTTGGATTTGGCAGCATCCAACATTGTTAAAGGAGGCTTCTCTTACAG TGGTCAGAGATGCACAGCAGTTAAGGTTGTCTTGGTAATGGAATCTGTAGCAGATGAACTTGTCAAGAAAGTCAATGAGATATTGGCAAAGCTGACTGTGGGGCCACCAGAGGATGACTGCGATATAACTCCAGTTGTCACGGAATCCTCAGCCAACTTCATTGAAGGGCTTGTAATGGATGCAAAGCAGAAAGGAGCGACGTTTTGTCAGGAATACAAGAGGCAGGGCAATCTCATATGGCCGTTGCTTTTAGACAATGTTCGACCCGATATGAGGATAGCGTGGGAGGAACCGTTTGGCCCAGTTTTACCTGTTATTAGAATTAACTCTGTTGAAGAAGGAATACGCCATTGTAATGCTAGCAATTTTGGTCTTCAG GGTTGTGTCTTCACAAGGGACATCAACAAAGCGATTTTGATTAGTGATGCAATGGAGACAGGAACAGTTCAGATTAACTCTGCACCAGCTCGTGGACCGGATCATTTCCCTTTCCAG GGTCTTAAGGACAGCGGAATCGGTTCGCAAGGAGTAACCAACAGTATTAATATGATGACGAAAATCAAGACCACTGTAATCAATTTGCCCTCTCCTTCTTACACCATGGGTTGA
- the LOC131333643 gene encoding NADP-dependent glyceraldehyde-3-phosphate dehydrogenase-like isoform X1 encodes MTNMLLPHTFHSLTLPSFLSPVFLSLKPSGNSIRTTKQEKTRRRNKTIIMAGTCAFSEIIEGDVYKYYSEGEWKVSSSGKTVSIVNPTTRKTQFKVQACNQEEVNKIVESAKAAQKSWAKTPLWKRAELLHKAAAVLKEHKKPIAECLVKEIAKPAKDAVTEVVRSGDLVSYCAEEGVRILGEGKFLVSDSFPGNERTKYCLTSKIPLGVVLAIPPFNYPVNLAVSKIAPALIAGNSLVLKPPTQGAVAALHMVHCFHLAGFPKGLISCVTGKGSEIGDFLTMHPGVNCISFTGGDTGVAISKKAGMIPLQMELGGKDACIILEDADLDLAASNIVKGGFSYSGQRCTAVKVVLVMESVADELVKKVNEILAKLTVGPPEDDCDITPVVTESSANFIEGLVMDAKQKGATFCQEYKRQGNLIWPLLLDNVRPDMRIAWEEPFGPVLPVIRINSVEEGIRHCNASNFGLQGCVFTRDINKAILISDAMETGTVQINSAPARGPDHFPFQGLKDSGIGSQGVTNSINMMTKIKTTVINLPSPSYTMG; translated from the exons ATGACTAACATGCTCCTACCTCATACCTTCCACTCCCTCACGCTCCCCTCGTTTCTCTCCcctgtttttctctctctaaaaccaagTGGCAACAGCATCAgaacaacaaaacaagaaaaaacaagaagaaggaaTAAGACAATAATAATGGCAGGGACCTGTGCGTTTTCAGAGATCATAGAAGGCGACGTTTACAAGTACTACTCCGAAGGGGAATGGAAGGTCTCAAGCTCTGGCAAAACTGTGTCCATCGTCAACCCAACAACCAGGAAAACCCAATTCAAGGTCCAAG CTTGTAATCAAGAAGAGGTTAACAAGATTGTGGAATCTGCAAAGGCCGCCCAGAAATCATGGGCGAAAACGCCGCTGTGGAAGCGGGCAGAATTGCTTCACAAGGCGGCTGCAGTGCTTAAAGAGCATAAGAAGCCCATTGCTGAGTGCCTTGTGAAAGAAATTGCCAAACCTGCTAAAGATGCTGTCACTGAA GTTGTGAGGTCTGGGGACTTGGTGTCATACTGTGCCGAAGAAGGGGTTAGAATTCTTGGGGAAGGGAAGTTTCTGGTGTCTGATAGTTTCCCTGGAAATGAAAGGACCAAATACTGCCTCACTTCCAAG ATTCCACTTGGTGTTGTTCTGGCTATCCCACCATTCAACTATCCTGTCAATCTTGCAGTCTCAAAAATTGCTCCTGCACTAATTGCTGGTAACTCCCTTGTGCTCAAGCCTCCCACCCAG GGTGCTGTAGCTGCACTTCATATGGTGCATTGCTTTCACTTGGCTGGTTTTCCAAAAGGCCTTATCAGCTGCGTTACTGGAAAAGGCTCGGAAATTGGAGATTTCCTGACAATGCATCCTGGAGTTAACTGTATAAG TTTTACGGGTGGGGACACTGGAGTTGCAATCTCGAAGAAGGCTGGGATGATCCCTCTTCAAATGGAACTGGGTGGGAAAGATGCGTGCATCATTCTTGAGGATGCTGATTTGGATTTGGCAGCATCCAACATTGTTAAAGGAGGCTTCTCTTACAG TGGTCAGAGATGCACAGCAGTTAAGGTTGTCTTGGTAATGGAATCTGTAGCAGATGAACTTGTCAAGAAAGTCAATGAGATATTGGCAAAGCTGACTGTGGGGCCACCAGAGGATGACTGCGATATAACTCCAGTTGTCACGGAATCCTCAGCCAACTTCATTGAAGGGCTTGTAATGGATGCAAAGCAGAAAGGAGCGACGTTTTGTCAGGAATACAAGAGGCAGGGCAATCTCATATGGCCGTTGCTTTTAGACAATGTTCGACCCGATATGAGGATAGCGTGGGAGGAACCGTTTGGCCCAGTTTTACCTGTTATTAGAATTAACTCTGTTGAAGAAGGAATACGCCATTGTAATGCTAGCAATTTTGGTCTTCAG GGTTGTGTCTTCACAAGGGACATCAACAAAGCGATTTTGATTAGTGATGCAATGGAGACAGGAACAGTTCAGATTAACTCTGCACCAGCTCGTGGACCGGATCATTTCCCTTTCCAG GGTCTTAAGGACAGCGGAATCGGTTCGCAAGGAGTAACCAACAGTATTAATATGATGACGAAAATCAAGACCACTGTAATCAATTTGCCCTCTCCTTCTTACACCATGGGTTGA
- the LOC131332868 gene encoding uncharacterized protein LOC131332868, translating into MMKYEQFKRYFKKKVTTAQEAEQMARAYLMYLFGASLYPSKRSRVQLSQLPALRDLRTTSRLDWGGAALGTVYAFMGNASRTEQAIAGYWRIWELWAYEVLNMCRPATKCQDLRILPHAHVWSKKNMGEKKGKGDLDGFRIYLNELHATSGIEPEPKYLARSRVVTANQWHDLPKFQVRGPLPPRASHTGEYTLAELEEFTQPDTDLARYLQPECDYATYQREHWWGHSEFGISEMFGVRCKELLRRGELPRRGKEEVRAMSNGVRVV; encoded by the exons ATGATGAAGTATGAGCAATTCAAGAGgtattttaaaaagaaggtgaCCACTGCGCAAGAGGCGGAGCAAATGGCCAGAGCATATCTGATGTACTTGTTTGGTGCCTCTCTATATCCAAGCAAGCGTAGCAGGGTGCAGCTATCACAATTGCCAGCTTTGAGAGACTTGAGGACAACTTCACGCTTGGACTGGGGTGGAGCAGCGCTTGGCACAGTCTATGCTTTCATGGGAAATGCGTCAAGAACAGAGCAAGCGATAGCTGGGTACTGGAGGATatgggag CTCTGGGCATACGAGGTTCTGAACATGTGTCGTCCAGCAACCAAATGTCAAGACTTGAGAATCCTCCCGCATGCACAtgtctggagcaagaagaacatgggggAGAAGAAAGGGAAAGGAGACCTGGATGGCTTCCGTATATATCTAAACGAGCTTCATGCGACCTCTG GAATAGAGCCAGAGCCtaagtacttggccaggagcagggtcgTCACAGCGAACCAG TGGCATGATTTGCCTAAGTTCCAAGTGCGAGGGCCACTTCCACCCCGTGCTTCACACACTGGAGAGTATACACTAGCGGAGTTGGAGGAGTTCACACAGCCTGACACTGACTTGGCACGCTACCTGCAACCTGAATGTGACTATGCCACTTACCAAAGAGAACACTGGTGGGGCCACTCAGAGTTCGGGATTTCAGAGATGTTCGGAGTCAGGTGCAAGGAgttgctgaggagaggagagctgcCACGGAGAGGGAAAGAGGAGGTGAGGGCCATGTCAAACGGGGTCCGAGTGGTCTAA